A section of the Elizabethkingia anophelis R26 genome encodes:
- the tssD gene encoding type VI secretion system tube protein TssD: MAANNSRAILKFNNGTDQKVLKLNYSVARSTDVSGRVASDPSNAIIKITVEATEKSDIIESLLNGKYKPTTGEVTFNKSHEEGTLIKLNWENGYVIQHEVDFDAIDSNNMLVSFVISAEKITYGGGAYDGIWPTN; this comes from the coding sequence ATGGCTGCTAACAATTCAAGAGCTATCTTAAAATTCAACAATGGTACTGACCAGAAAGTATTAAAACTTAACTACAGCGTTGCACGTTCTACTGACGTTTCAGGCAGAGTGGCTTCTGACCCTTCTAATGCAATTATCAAAATTACTGTTGAAGCGACTGAGAAATCCGACATCATCGAATCTCTATTGAATGGTAAATACAAACCAACTACAGGGGAGGTTACATTCAACAAGTCTCATGAGGAAGGAACTCTTATCAAACTTAACTGGGAGAACGGTTATGTAATCCAACACGAAGTTGACTTTGATGCTATAGACAGCAATAACATGTTGGTAAGCTTCGTTATCAGTGCTGAGAAAATCACTTATGGTGGCGGTGCTTACGATGGTATCTGGCCTACTAACTAA
- a CDS encoding ATP-dependent Clp protease ATP-binding subunit, translated as MSILISNETVKQLFHIAQSIARENYNSTYGAPHLLQASVHQDIGLREFLQSIEKDPGYLYDWADVRIEDYPKTAHLPQEVEAADHVNDILSQADDIRIKLGLDEVTPVCILASIVKPHVVYDTQELKSLPLREHEILNHYRGNKVNSQESGDDILSSPSYEKQSFPSINSYCIDKTLDAAQGKLDDIMGRDKELRTLIEILCRRSKPNVIIVGEPGVGKTALIEGFAQEINKGNVPELLKNATLLELDTGALLAGTSYKGEIEDRLKKVINECKKIDKAVLFIDEIHALLDSRGSAGNVANLLKPELARGEITVIGATTQEEYRKIIEPERAFNRRFEVLLVEEPDDTTCVKMMEVLLDGYKEHHKVEVEKSALSECVRLSKRYAKGKKLPDAAIDLLDRTMAAIKMLDELSENELAKWKEEYDHLLKQEYLDDKDLLDELIWHYRLLQDRLSPILWGSLSEQHQVDSSMNVEEVKKIIEDTYTELQQHAGVKREKVGKLELAAVMAAKTGIPIGKIQAQEKEKLINMESLLLKRVVGQDHALKILSDAIVENRSGLNKPGQPIGSFFLLGPTGTGKTELAKSIAELLFNDEKAMIRFDMSEFKEEHSAALLYGAPPGYVGYEEGGMLVNKIRQQPYTVVLFDEIEKAHQSVFDVFLQIMDEGKVHDKLGKEGDFSNALILFTSNIGSEEIVRKFEEGITPESKTLMQIMSDSGKFRPEFLARITEIIPFAPITEQVAERIFRIQLKSLIQSLTRLGIDFEISDNAVHHLAVNGFSSRYGARQISGVIRTQLARPISKKIVREEVKAGQIIKVDWSAESETLNWEIKDQI; from the coding sequence ATGAGTATATTAATTTCAAATGAAACTGTTAAGCAGTTATTCCATATAGCTCAATCTATTGCCAGAGAAAATTATAATTCTACCTATGGAGCTCCACATCTTTTACAAGCTTCTGTACATCAGGACATAGGTCTTCGCGAATTTTTACAAAGTATAGAAAAAGATCCCGGATACTTGTACGACTGGGCAGATGTCCGGATCGAGGATTATCCTAAAACAGCTCATTTACCTCAAGAAGTTGAAGCCGCAGATCATGTAAACGATATTTTATCTCAGGCTGATGATATCCGCATAAAGCTGGGACTGGATGAGGTAACTCCGGTATGTATTTTAGCCAGTATTGTAAAACCACATGTTGTTTATGATACACAGGAACTAAAATCACTTCCACTTCGGGAACACGAAATATTAAATCATTATCGCGGAAATAAAGTAAACTCCCAAGAAAGTGGAGATGATATACTGAGTTCTCCTTCCTACGAAAAACAATCCTTTCCTTCTATAAACAGCTATTGTATTGACAAGACATTAGATGCTGCACAGGGAAAGCTGGATGATATAATGGGCAGGGATAAAGAATTGAGAACTCTTATAGAAATTCTTTGCCGGAGAAGTAAACCCAATGTGATTATTGTTGGAGAACCAGGAGTTGGTAAAACTGCTCTGATAGAAGGGTTTGCTCAGGAAATTAATAAAGGTAATGTACCTGAATTATTAAAAAATGCAACTCTTTTAGAACTGGATACCGGAGCATTACTGGCAGGGACTTCTTATAAGGGTGAAATAGAAGACCGACTAAAAAAAGTAATTAATGAATGTAAAAAAATAGATAAAGCTGTTTTATTTATTGATGAAATTCATGCCCTTTTAGACAGCAGAGGCAGCGCCGGAAATGTAGCCAATTTGCTAAAGCCGGAACTTGCCAGAGGAGAAATTACCGTAATAGGAGCCACAACTCAGGAAGAATATCGTAAGATTATTGAACCAGAAAGAGCTTTCAACAGACGTTTTGAAGTATTATTGGTTGAAGAGCCTGATGATACTACCTGTGTCAAAATGATGGAAGTATTATTAGACGGGTATAAAGAACATCATAAAGTTGAGGTTGAAAAGTCTGCACTTTCTGAATGCGTACGTCTTTCCAAAAGATATGCAAAAGGTAAGAAGCTACCGGATGCAGCCATAGATTTATTGGACAGGACAATGGCCGCAATCAAGATGCTTGATGAGCTTTCTGAAAATGAACTCGCAAAATGGAAAGAAGAATATGATCATCTATTGAAACAAGAGTACCTAGATGACAAAGACTTACTGGATGAGTTAATATGGCATTACAGGCTTCTGCAGGATAGATTAAGTCCTATTTTATGGGGTTCCTTATCCGAACAGCATCAGGTAGATAGTTCTATGAATGTGGAAGAAGTGAAGAAAATTATTGAGGATACTTATACAGAACTTCAACAACATGCAGGAGTAAAGCGGGAGAAAGTTGGTAAACTAGAATTAGCTGCTGTAATGGCTGCTAAAACAGGGATTCCTATTGGGAAAATACAGGCTCAGGAGAAAGAAAAGCTAATCAATATGGAGTCTTTACTCTTAAAAAGAGTCGTAGGACAGGATCATGCACTAAAGATATTATCAGATGCCATTGTTGAGAACAGAAGTGGTCTTAATAAACCGGGACAACCTATTGGTTCATTCTTCTTACTAGGTCCAACAGGTACCGGAAAAACAGAATTAGCCAAATCAATTGCTGAGCTTCTTTTTAATGACGAAAAAGCTATGATTCGTTTTGATATGTCAGAATTTAAAGAAGAGCATTCTGCAGCATTATTATATGGAGCGCCGCCGGGTTATGTTGGTTATGAAGAAGGTGGAATGCTGGTCAATAAAATCAGACAACAGCCTTATACCGTAGTATTATTTGACGAGATAGAAAAAGCGCATCAGTCTGTATTTGATGTATTTCTTCAAATCATGGATGAAGGAAAAGTTCATGATAAGCTAGGTAAAGAAGGAGATTTTAGCAATGCATTGATTCTTTTTACTTCGAATATTGGTAGTGAGGAGATTGTAAGGAAATTTGAAGAGGGTATAACACCGGAATCTAAAACGCTTATGCAGATAATGTCGGATTCAGGGAAGTTCCGTCCGGAATTTTTAGCACGTATTACCGAGATTATTCCTTTTGCACCAATTACAGAACAGGTGGCAGAACGGATCTTTAGAATTCAGTTAAAATCTCTGATTCAGTCTCTTACCAGATTGGGTATTGATTTTGAAATTTCAGATAATGCGGTACACCATTTAGCTGTTAATGGTTTTAGCAGCAGATATGGAGCCAGACAAATATCAGGGGTAATTCGTACTCAGCTTGCACGTCCAATATCCAAAAAGATTGTAAGGGAAGAGGTGAAGGCTGGCCAGATCATTAAAGTTGACTGGTCTGCAGAATCTGAAACATTAAACTGGGAAATAAAAGACCAAATATAA
- a CDS encoding type VI secretion system baseplate subunit TssG, which yields MLNGEGSFTDRKYNQLQTDFRVEAVAANILKYYDTQANIYIKRIGLNDRAYLKDIKGITTSSYDLDEENIIIETYREGIYDYLPEGIFHPPSLGASSTNIDSVVREIRKQKAVEDDARKFFQPFELEFFYTHVSALLKESEFDAENKTNALLEFACELWPVLRKIDQKSAKILVHILPFIHEVRGNKNWIEKFLSAFLNVPVNISFLPNTVEEQDDKEGITALGNARLGVTFIPTGKHMDGDRNWMINIGTIPYDEIHRYIPGSSFRELLRELYDFFTPVSVKIFENFITEKKDESFVLSIDNELNRLGYSTFL from the coding sequence ATGCTAAATGGTGAAGGCTCATTTACGGACAGAAAATACAACCAGTTACAAACAGATTTCAGGGTTGAAGCTGTTGCGGCAAATATTCTTAAATATTACGATACTCAGGCTAATATTTACATTAAACGTATCGGACTTAATGACAGAGCTTATTTAAAAGATATTAAAGGTATTACTACTTCTTCTTATGATCTGGATGAAGAAAATATAATAATAGAAACCTACAGAGAAGGAATATATGACTATTTACCAGAAGGAATATTTCACCCGCCTTCACTGGGAGCCTCCAGCACAAACATAGATAGTGTTGTAAGGGAAATAAGAAAGCAAAAAGCAGTTGAAGACGATGCCCGGAAATTCTTTCAGCCATTTGAATTAGAATTTTTTTACACCCATGTAAGTGCTTTACTTAAAGAATCAGAATTTGATGCGGAAAACAAAACTAATGCACTTTTAGAATTTGCCTGTGAACTATGGCCTGTACTAAGAAAAATAGATCAGAAGTCTGCTAAAATACTGGTGCATATTCTTCCGTTTATTCATGAGGTAAGAGGAAATAAAAACTGGATTGAGAAATTTTTAAGTGCATTTTTGAATGTTCCTGTCAATATTAGTTTTTTACCCAATACTGTGGAAGAGCAGGATGATAAAGAAGGTATAACAGCGCTAGGTAATGCTCGTTTGGGAGTTACGTTTATTCCTACAGGGAAGCATATGGACGGAGACCGCAATTGGATGATTAATATAGGGACGATTCCCTATGATGAGATACATCGTTATATTCCGGGAAGTTCCTTTAGAGAACTATTAAGAGAATTATATGATTTTTTCACTCCGGTTTCGGTGAAAATTTTTGAAAATTTTATTACAGAAAAAAAAGATGAATCGTTTGTTTTAAGTATTGATAATGAATTGAATAGACTGGGTTATTCAACCTTTTTATAG
- a CDS encoding type VI secretion system Vgr family protein, translating to MKKNGQPEDVFFSPPKFAPDNNADGIKENHHSGINRLVKLSIVVDGQVIKYYKHFKLKQSARGHHYFELTLAHDALGERQDHQLSQANQFLGNRLTVKIMYKDIASSPERIFVGVITQVGFSQDSHSLGNIVLKGYSPTILLDAAPHTQSFGGTQPVNMGIIATNVIKQGIDSSKYDVRVDAKASSQILYSAQYDETHYNYLARMAEAYGEQFYYDGEVLHFGNMPPQNKPIELTYGSNVTDVNVELKAVHLKPEYYGYNSSSNTKLTSGETSINHKSDLAQKAYQKNKGIFTTPSLRVAPIKAITDMDVVNSQTSTSGSQAVEVFTVSGGTTVPFLYPGCVSDLKMRKQDSNQTSYFTRLMVTEVTHEVDTLGHYTGHFEAIASDTGYMPKPDFVVPIAQPQIATVISNTDPESQGRVTVKFDWQQSDTTNFIRMMSPDAGGTDQITQNRGYVAIPEVGDQVMVGFVHNHPDRPFVMGGIFHGGTGLGGGVNNHLKSIQTRSGIKVLMNDAEGSVNIIDPSGNTYFMDGKGNITVTAPKDMNFNAGANLNISVGQNMTTTVGANQSNTIGMNKVDNITMNHNESVGAMKNMAIGANFMTNVTGKLTHYVKGDMETFGEKEHRLTSLKGVEVNSKGNVEHHAEKEVMNNSGEKSKSQ from the coding sequence ATGAAAAAGAATGGCCAACCGGAAGACGTATTTTTTTCTCCTCCAAAGTTTGCACCGGACAATAATGCAGACGGCATAAAAGAGAACCACCACTCGGGTATAAACAGACTTGTAAAACTTTCTATTGTAGTTGATGGGCAGGTAATTAAATATTACAAACATTTTAAATTAAAACAAAGTGCAAGAGGGCATCATTATTTTGAATTAACTCTTGCTCATGATGCTTTAGGTGAAAGACAGGATCATCAGTTAAGTCAGGCAAATCAGTTTTTAGGCAATCGTTTGACGGTTAAAATAATGTATAAAGATATCGCGTCGAGTCCGGAGCGTATTTTTGTAGGTGTTATTACTCAGGTCGGGTTTAGTCAGGATAGTCATAGTTTAGGGAATATAGTATTAAAAGGTTATAGTCCTACTATTTTGTTGGATGCAGCGCCTCATACGCAGAGTTTCGGAGGGACTCAGCCTGTTAATATGGGGATTATCGCCACAAATGTTATCAAGCAGGGAATAGACAGTAGTAAGTACGATGTACGGGTAGACGCTAAAGCATCATCCCAGATCTTATATAGTGCTCAGTATGATGAGACCCATTATAATTACTTAGCAAGAATGGCAGAAGCTTATGGTGAGCAGTTTTATTATGATGGAGAGGTGCTTCATTTTGGTAATATGCCGCCACAGAATAAGCCTATAGAACTTACTTACGGCAGTAACGTAACCGATGTAAATGTAGAGTTAAAAGCAGTACATCTTAAACCTGAATACTATGGTTATAACAGTAGTAGTAATACAAAGCTAACTTCTGGAGAAACCTCCATCAATCATAAAAGTGACCTGGCTCAGAAAGCTTATCAGAAGAACAAAGGAATCTTTACAACTCCCTCATTACGAGTAGCACCAATCAAAGCAATTACAGATATGGATGTGGTCAATTCGCAGACCAGTACTTCAGGAAGTCAGGCAGTAGAAGTTTTTACCGTATCCGGAGGAACAACGGTACCTTTTCTATATCCCGGTTGTGTGTCAGATCTTAAGATGCGCAAACAAGACAGCAATCAGACCAGCTATTTTACAAGACTCATGGTCACCGAAGTTACTCACGAGGTAGATACTTTGGGGCATTATACAGGGCATTTTGAAGCAATAGCATCCGATACGGGTTACATGCCCAAACCAGATTTTGTAGTACCTATAGCCCAACCACAAATTGCGACAGTAATCTCCAATACCGACCCTGAAAGCCAGGGTAGGGTAACTGTCAAGTTCGATTGGCAGCAAAGTGATACTACAAACTTTATCCGTATGATGAGCCCTGATGCAGGGGGAACGGATCAGATCACCCAGAATCGTGGTTATGTAGCGATACCAGAAGTAGGAGATCAGGTGATGGTAGGTTTTGTACATAACCATCCGGACAGACCATTTGTAATGGGCGGTATTTTCCATGGTGGAACAGGTCTGGGAGGAGGTGTTAACAACCATTTGAAATCAATACAAACCAGAAGCGGAATAAAAGTTCTGATGAATGATGCTGAGGGAAGTGTAAATATTATCGATCCAAGTGGTAATACCTATTTCATGGATGGCAAAGGAAATATAACTGTAACCGCTCCAAAGGATATGAATTTTAATGCCGGAGCAAACCTTAATATTTCAGTAGGGCAGAATATGACCACTACAGTAGGCGCTAATCAGAGCAATACCATTGGAATGAACAAAGTGGATAATATCACAATGAATCATAATGAAAGTGTCGGGGCAATGAAGAATATGGCTATTGGGGCCAATTTTATGACGAATGTGACCGGAAAACTCACCCATTATGTAAAAGGAGATATGGAAACCTTTGGAGAAAAAGAACATCGATTGACAAGCTTGAAGGGTGTAGAGGTAAACAGCAAAGGAAATGTGGAGCATCACGCTGAAAAAGAGGTGATGAATAATAGTGGAGAGAAATCTAAAAGCCAGTAA
- a CDS encoding T6SS phospholipase effector Tle1-like catalytic domain-containing protein, giving the protein MSIEYFVEGKILTQTEGNNTTFSKEGIVHNSTKYVNQKGADTGVSYNSPKTIHPNDKPINTVDVSLNLFFDGTFNNKTNVQEGKQKDPSKRKGSYDNDFSNVARGYDAIDANAENQVSWYIEGIGTVDSKTDNDTLGLPARGGGLGVGERGIAAKVTKGCIKGAEALRTKYRGKVINVLTVNVYGFSRGAAAARHFMHVATNAPTTQKLSKNKLQIYPPEVFEKSDKEERSEQFFVLERTDSHLMNYGYFGACLLKNELVVNQVKFNFVGLYDTVASFGINHKGFSLFGVSIIDSDAEQLGLNAVKNGSFVFQIASADEYRDNFSLTNIESAGIKGLQITLPGVHSDIGGGYVDKEKNKVLLYVERGGRTVCDKFRKILIEEGWFKDSSNEIWVEQDAIHPSNVSPQYKLWGERTLSNHYDKVSLFHMFEFSKQFNVKYNPSIEKDNSITDNFILKISSQLLGYIQKCNELRNKYVNLYNEGANPSEQQYVKTAKEYSYLDSFINMEDLKKLRREYLHWSSNMATFGMGPRESGALTNSQRKRYIIDG; this is encoded by the coding sequence ATGAGTATTGAGTATTTTGTAGAAGGTAAGATACTTACACAGACTGAAGGTAATAACACTACTTTTTCTAAAGAAGGAATTGTACATAACAGTACGAAGTATGTCAATCAGAAAGGTGCAGATACAGGAGTAAGCTATAATTCTCCAAAGACTATTCATCCTAATGATAAGCCAATTAATACCGTAGATGTAAGTCTTAATCTTTTTTTTGACGGGACTTTTAATAATAAAACAAATGTACAGGAAGGGAAGCAGAAAGATCCCTCTAAACGAAAAGGAAGTTATGATAATGATTTCAGCAATGTAGCCAGGGGCTACGATGCTATTGATGCAAATGCAGAGAATCAGGTTTCATGGTATATTGAAGGTATAGGAACTGTAGATTCCAAAACAGATAACGATACTTTAGGACTACCTGCGCGTGGTGGCGGACTTGGAGTAGGAGAGCGGGGTATTGCAGCTAAAGTAACAAAGGGATGCATTAAAGGTGCTGAAGCATTGAGAACTAAATACAGAGGAAAAGTTATTAATGTTTTAACTGTTAATGTATATGGATTTAGCCGTGGTGCAGCTGCTGCACGACACTTTATGCACGTAGCCACAAATGCACCAACAACGCAAAAGCTCAGTAAAAATAAATTACAAATATATCCACCTGAAGTATTTGAAAAATCTGATAAAGAGGAGCGTTCGGAGCAGTTTTTTGTCTTAGAGAGAACAGATTCTCACCTCATGAATTATGGATACTTCGGCGCTTGTTTGCTGAAAAACGAACTGGTTGTTAATCAGGTGAAATTCAATTTTGTAGGGCTATATGATACGGTAGCGTCTTTTGGTATCAACCATAAAGGATTTAGTCTTTTTGGTGTGAGTATTATTGATAGTGATGCAGAGCAATTAGGGCTTAATGCTGTTAAAAATGGATCGTTTGTATTTCAAATCGCTTCTGCGGATGAGTACCGGGATAATTTTAGTCTTACCAATATAGAGAGTGCAGGAATAAAAGGGCTGCAGATTACACTTCCAGGTGTACACTCTGATATTGGGGGTGGATATGTAGATAAAGAGAAAAATAAAGTATTGCTTTATGTTGAAAGAGGGGGCAGGACTGTATGTGATAAATTCAGAAAGATCTTAATTGAGGAAGGCTGGTTTAAAGATTCCAGCAATGAAATATGGGTAGAACAGGATGCTATTCATCCGAGTAATGTAAGTCCTCAATATAAGCTTTGGGGAGAAAGAACGTTATCTAATCATTACGATAAAGTATCACTATTTCATATGTTTGAGTTTTCAAAACAATTTAACGTAAAGTATAATCCGAGTATTGAAAAGGATAATAGCATTACAGATAATTTTATTCTGAAAATCAGCAGTCAGCTTCTGGGTTACATTCAAAAGTGTAATGAACTTAGAAATAAATATGTAAACCTCTATAATGAAGGAGCTAATCCATCTGAACAGCAATATGTGAAGACTGCAAAAGAATATTCTTATCTGGACTCATTTATTAATATGGAGGACCTTAAAAAATTAAGACGAGAGTATCTGCATTGGTCGTCCAATATGGCTACTTTCGGAATGGGGCCTCGTGAATCAGGAGCATTGACTAACTCACAACGCAAAAGGTATATCATAGATGGATAA
- a CDS encoding TssN family type VI secretion system protein: MELTSIKGVFLRYILMPLFAVIMMFIMGIIRKNTPAVKLKHIIVYVLLGGLILAIPGFFGFTGNLFNPYWYLGAQVVFLGLGILHVNLLHHYFRKHFTSTTRSIIFDCVLSITCIAFGGYLFVLIFKWISLGLGNPFMAATSMVSFIIPLLFYYCYISFISIPFDIYKTWRYNPDEKPFNFQGVDFDKLMVLNVELSKNLEDQQRFRIKAKTLPTGITYGEWFFRVVDDYNHKNPNSKIQLMDYNNNSYYWIFYIKKSFFSSRKYIDFEKDISSNKISENQVVICKRVIQHQEEGEKEKLVISEAK; this comes from the coding sequence ATGGAGTTAACCTCTATCAAAGGTGTTTTTTTAAGGTATATTTTGATGCCGTTGTTTGCTGTTATTATGATGTTTATAATGGGCATTATAAGAAAGAATACTCCTGCAGTTAAACTAAAACATATTATTGTTTATGTACTGCTAGGCGGACTTATTCTGGCAATCCCCGGTTTTTTCGGATTTACAGGTAATCTTTTTAATCCTTACTGGTATTTAGGCGCTCAGGTTGTATTTCTGGGATTGGGTATTTTGCATGTTAATTTACTGCATCATTATTTCAGGAAACATTTTACTTCAACAACAAGAAGTATAATTTTCGACTGTGTTCTCAGTATTACCTGTATAGCCTTTGGAGGTTATCTTTTCGTATTAATTTTTAAATGGATTAGTTTAGGGCTCGGAAATCCATTTATGGCGGCAACGAGTATGGTCTCTTTTATAATTCCTTTACTTTTCTACTATTGCTATATTTCTTTTATCAGTATTCCTTTTGATATTTATAAAACATGGAGATATAACCCGGATGAAAAGCCTTTCAATTTCCAAGGGGTGGACTTTGATAAGCTAATGGTGCTTAATGTAGAGTTGAGTAAGAATCTGGAAGACCAGCAGCGTTTCAGGATAAAAGCTAAAACACTACCCACTGGTATTACTTATGGAGAATGGTTCTTTAGGGTAGTGGATGATTATAATCACAAAAATCCTAACTCCAAAATCCAACTGATGGATTACAATAATAACTCCTATTACTGGATTTTCTATATCAAGAAATCTTTCTTCAGCTCAAGAAAATATATTGATTTTGAAAAAGATATTTCCTCGAATAAGATATCCGAAAACCAGGTCGTTATATGTAAAAGAGTAATACAACACCAGGAAGAAGGCGAAAAGGAAAAATTAGTAATAAGTGAAGCTAAATAA
- a CDS encoding type VI secretion system contractile sheath small subunit, with translation MSNFFSNFKKLFSNLFEKQDDKIIIKNKKTSNMAMYNYGVGGNEIKVDANEAIQEIQENRSLLVSQLTSDESMVPEVVRGLKTIEDVFRHFQPSVSVQHEKEDGSFVDEEFRFQTLGDFTPKSLTQNSQYLQQLSIEQEQYNKILRQLKNNKILRNMLENEQTKAAFVEVLKEVAKELEK, from the coding sequence ATGTCTAATTTTTTTTCTAACTTTAAGAAGTTGTTCAGTAATCTCTTTGAAAAACAGGATGATAAAATAATAATTAAAAATAAAAAAACATCAAATATGGCAATGTATAATTACGGTGTCGGCGGAAATGAGATTAAAGTAGATGCCAATGAAGCAATTCAAGAGATACAGGAAAATAGATCTCTGTTAGTGAGTCAATTAACTTCAGATGAGTCTATGGTTCCTGAGGTGGTAAGAGGGCTAAAGACAATAGAGGATGTTTTCAGGCATTTTCAGCCTTCTGTTTCTGTTCAGCATGAAAAAGAAGACGGATCATTTGTTGATGAAGAATTTCGTTTTCAGACTTTAGGAGACTTTACCCCTAAAAGTTTAACCCAGAATTCTCAGTACCTACAACAACTTAGTATTGAACAAGAGCAGTATAATAAGATCTTGCGTCAGTTGAAGAATAATAAAATTCTTCGCAATATGCTGGAAAACGAGCAGACAAAAGCTGCTTTTGTAGAAGTTTTAAAAGAAGTAGCAAAAGAACTTGAAAAATAG
- a CDS encoding DUF5458 family protein, translating into MENKPQAVPQQEGQQQQQQHSGAKSNPLNELNKVGGFGFVETVIDGIANMNPTRKARKEIFLNDENKDKERKDLLQKINLWVSLLEGESSAEKMAESAKNKANAAENNLKHNLKNTLDSVRDLETSYRTVAQFYKNTELDKVDNVSIVNASLEQMKDLDNPLFIDAIADEFKQNYDRLDLRDNYSILAIPGYLGSNKVVEKWAKICNENKVMMVTDFANLDKPDDVVDLFHSANLTGGELHRSNVIMTCNWLVGRGKAEEVGEEENVDLPPSTSLAGKIHRTLMSQVAAGKKHGNINEVDAVKFDLKKSEISQLEKMGLVPMVNEYGKIMAFSAKTLFTGDNIGLQTYSVVRVFDYVTKVLLDFLNRRAFENWTPRNEDDLRKQIVAFLDGIKGADKLIENFKIVRFEQDKVNKDRVWLDIRLTPYFPTKSFVIKLDGHKGDDGNEWDAQYTQE; encoded by the coding sequence ATGGAAAATAAACCACAGGCGGTACCACAGCAGGAAGGACAACAGCAGCAACAGCAACATTCCGGAGCGAAGAGTAATCCGCTAAACGAATTGAATAAAGTCGGCGGATTTGGATTTGTAGAAACCGTTATTGACGGTATTGCTAATATGAACCCTACAAGAAAGGCCAGAAAAGAGATTTTCTTGAATGATGAAAACAAAGACAAAGAAAGAAAAGATTTATTGCAAAAAATCAATCTTTGGGTGAGTCTTTTAGAAGGAGAATCTTCAGCTGAAAAAATGGCAGAATCTGCTAAAAATAAAGCTAATGCGGCTGAAAATAATTTAAAACATAATCTTAAGAATACATTGGATTCTGTAAGAGATCTTGAAACCTCTTACCGCACCGTAGCACAGTTTTATAAAAATACAGAGCTGGATAAAGTAGATAATGTAAGCATCGTAAATGCTTCATTAGAGCAGATGAAAGATCTGGATAATCCATTGTTTATTGATGCTATTGCAGATGAGTTTAAGCAAAACTACGATAGATTAGACCTCAGAGATAACTATTCTATTTTGGCCATTCCGGGATATCTGGGATCAAATAAAGTAGTGGAGAAATGGGCTAAAATCTGTAATGAAAATAAAGTCATGATGGTAACTGACTTTGCCAATTTAGATAAACCAGATGATGTGGTAGACCTTTTCCATTCGGCTAACCTTACCGGTGGAGAGCTTCACAGAAGTAATGTTATTATGACATGTAACTGGCTTGTCGGCAGAGGAAAGGCTGAAGAAGTAGGAGAAGAAGAAAACGTAGATCTTCCACCATCTACTTCCCTGGCAGGTAAAATCCACAGAACACTAATGTCTCAGGTAGCTGCAGGTAAAAAACACGGTAATATCAATGAGGTAGATGCTGTTAAATTCGATTTGAAGAAAAGCGAGATCTCTCAGTTAGAAAAAATGGGATTGGTTCCTATGGTAAACGAGTATGGAAAGATTATGGCCTTCTCTGCTAAAACATTATTTACAGGAGATAATATCGGACTTCAGACGTACTCGGTAGTAAGAGTATTCGACTATGTAACGAAAGTACTTTTAGATTTCTTAAACAGAAGAGCTTTTGAGAACTGGACACCAAGAAATGAAGATGATCTTCGTAAGCAGATTGTTGCTTTCTTAGATGGTATTAAAGGAGCTGATAAACTTATTGAAAACTTTAAAATTGTACGATTCGAGCAAGATAAAGTAAACAAAGACCGCGTATGGCTGGATATCCGCTTAACACCTTATTTCCCGACAAAGAGCTTTGTGATTAAGCTGGATGGTCATAAAGGAGATGATGGTAATGAGTGGGATGCTCAATATACACAGGAGTAA